Proteins from one Podospora pseudoanserina strain CBS 124.78 chromosome 1, whole genome shotgun sequence genomic window:
- the APN1 gene encoding DNA-(apurinic or apyrimidinic site) lyase (COG:L; EggNog:ENOG503NTXB; BUSCO:EOG09262XMN), with product MPRQSARQAAQAKPTAEAIGRVEEKVVATKVSKAKSAASVVESKVEVNKRATTKRKVDYNEDRKDESKSDVNDINDIKEEEDDEPSTKPAPKKRKTTTTSSKKTDDSMPLAARTPLNTLKLAMKIGAHVSAAGGVQNSITNASSIGANAFAIFLKPHRTWKYPPFSPETPSLFSSLLKTNTYTPDIILPHASYLINLAQPDKEKSTQAYSSFLDDLKRCDALGITLYNFHPGSTGGLPMSEACARIASHLNTAHKATKSVITVLENMCGSGNIIGSSFSDLATIISLVEDKSRVGVCVDTCHAFAAGYDIRSPEAYAKTMREFDEVVGLKYLKAFHLNDSKAPFSSHRDLHENIGQGFLGLRAFHNVVNDERLQNIPMVLETPIEVKGPDGKKTEDKKIWADEIKLLESLIGMDAESKEFKDLEVELQKKGAAERKRIQEQVDKKADKDAKKAAPKGKEGAAAAARKKKKTEEEACDSCGEESE from the coding sequence ATGCCCCGCCAATCAGCCAGACAAGCTGCCCAAGCCAAGCCAACCGCAGAAGCCATCGGCAGGGTCGAAGAGAAAGTCGTCGCAACCAAAGTCTCAAAGGCAAAGTCGGCCGCCTCCGTTGTCGAGTCCAAGGTGGAAGTAAACAAAAGAGCCACAACCAAGCGCAAAGTCGACTACAACGAAGACAGAAAAGATGAGAGCAAGTCTGATGTCAATGACATCAATGACatcaaggaagaagaagacgacgaaccctccaccaagccagcccccaagaagcgcaaaacaaccaccacctcctccaaaaagacAGACGACAGCATGCCTCTCGCCGCCcgcacccccctcaacaccctcaaacTAGCCATGAAGATTGGCGCCCACgtctccgccgccggggGGGTTCAaaactccatcaccaacgcctCCAGCATCGGCGCCAACGccttcgccatcttcctcaaacCTCACCGAACCTGGAAatacccccccttctccccagaaaccccctccctcttctcctccctcctaaAGACAAACACCTACACCCccgacatcatcctcccccacgcAAGTtacctcatcaacctcgcccaaCCCGACAAGGAAAAATCCACCCAAGCCtactcctccttcctcgacgacctgAAGCGATGCGACGCCCTGGGCATAACCCTCTACAACTTCCACCCGGGATCGACCGGTGGCCTCCCAATGTCCGAAGCCTGCGCCCGGATAGCCTCCCACCTCAACACCGCCCACAAAGCCACCAAATCCGTCATCACCGTCCTAGAGAACATGTGCGGAAGCGGTAACATCATcggctcctccttctccgacCTCGCCACAATCATATCCCTCGTCGAAGACAAGTCCCGCGTCGGCGTCTGCGTCGATACATGCCACGCCTTTGCCGCCGGCTACGACATCCGCTCGCCGGAAGCCTACGCCAAAACAATGAGGGAATTCGACGAGGTCGTCGGGCTAAAGTACTTGAAAGCCTTCCATCTAAACGATAGCAAAGCCCCCTTTTCATCACACCGGGACCTTCACGAGAATATCGGACAGGGATTTCTCGGGTTGAGAGCGTTCCACAACGTGGTCAATGATGAGCGGTTACAGAACATCCCTATGGTGCTCGAGACACCTATTGAAGTCAAGGGGCCGGACGGCAAAAAGACAGAAGACAAGAAGATCTGGGCGGATGAGATCAAGCTGCTCGAGTCGCTGATAGGGATGGATGCCGAGTCAAAGGAATTTAAAGATTTGGAGGTGGAGCTTCAAAAGAAGGGCGCGgcagagaggaagaggattcAGGAGCAGGTAGACAAGAAGGCTGACAAGGAtgccaagaaggcggcgccaaaagggaaagaaggggccgctgctgctgcgaggaaaaagaagaagaccgaggaggaggcgtgtGATTCTTGTGGTGAGGAGAGCGAATAG
- the ENO1 gene encoding phosphopyruvate hydratase (COG:G; EggNog:ENOG503NXC1), whose protein sequence is MGITKVHARYVYDSRGNPTVEVDVVTEETGLARAIVPSGASTGQHEACELRDGDKTHWAGKGVLQAVKNVNEVIGPALIKEKIDVKDQSKVDEFLLKLDGTPNKTKLGANAILGVSLAVAKAGAAEKGVPLYAHVSDLAGTKKPYVLPVPFMNVLNGGSHAGGRLAFQEFMIVPSAAPSFSEAMRQGAEVYQKLKGLAKKKYGQSAGNVGDEGGVAPDIQSAEEALELITEAIEAAGYTGQIKIAMDVASSEFYKEDAKKYDLDFKNPESDPSKWLTYEELAALYSDLCKKYPIISIEDPFAEDDWEAWSYFYKTQGESIQIVADDLTVTNPLRIKKAIELKASNALLLKVNQIGTLTESIQAAKDSYADGWGVMVSHRSGETEDVTIADIAVGIRSGEIKTGAPCRSERLAKLNQILRIEEELGENAVYAGENFRKSINL, encoded by the exons ATGGGTATCACCAAGGTTCACGCTCGTTACGTCTACGACTCTCGTGGCAACCCCACCGTCGAGGTCGATGTCGTGACCGAGGAGACTGGCCTCGCCCGCGCCATCGTGCCATCTGGTGCCTCCACCG GTCAGCACGAGGCTTGCGAGCTCCGTGACGGCGACAAGACCCACTGGGCTGGCAAGGGTGTTCTCCAGGCCGTCAAGAACGTCAACGAGGTCATTGGCCCCGCgctcatcaaggagaagattgACGTCAAGGACCAGAGCAAGGTCGACGAGttcctcctcaagctcgacGGTACccccaacaagaccaagctCGGTGCCAACGCCATCCTCGGTGTCAGTTTGGCTGTCGCCAAGGCCGGTGCTGCCGAGAAGGGTGTCCCTCTCTACGCTCACGTCTCCGACCTTGCCGGCACCAAGAAGCCCTATGTCCTCCCCGTTCCCTTCATGAACGTCCTCAACGGCGG TTCCCACGCCGGTGGCCGTCTTGCCTTCCAAGAGTTCATGATCGTTCCTTCCGCCGCCCCCTCTTTCTCCGAGGCCATGCGCCAGGGTGCTGAGGTGTAccagaagctcaagggcctcgccaagaagaagtacGGCCAGTCCGCTGGCAACGTCGGtgacgagggtggtgttgctccCGATATCCAgagcgccgaggaggcccTCGAGCTCATCACCGAGGCCATTGAGGCCGCTGGCTACACTGGCCAGATCAAGATCGCCATGGATGTCGCCTCCAGCGAGTTCTACAAGGAGGACGCCAAGAAGTACGATCTCGACTTCAAGAACCCCGAGAGCGACCCCTCCAAGTGGCTCACCTACGAGGAGTTGGCTGCCCTCTACTCCGACCTCTGCAAGAAgtaccccatcatctccatcgaGGACCCCTTCGCTGAGGATGACTGGGAGGCCTGGAGCTACTTCTACAAGACCCAGGGCGAGTCCATCCAGATCGTTGCTGACGACTTGACCGTCACCAACCCTCTCCGCATCAAGAAGGCCATTGAGCTCAAGGCTTCCAAcgcccttctcctcaagGTCAACCAGATCGGTACCCTTACCGAGTCCATCCAGGCCGCCAAGGACTCCTATGCCGATGGCTGGGGCGTCATGGTTTCTCACCGCTCTGGTGAGACCGAGGATGTCACCATCGCCGACATTGCCGTCGGTATCCGCTCCGGCGAGATCAAGACCGGCGCTCCCTGCAGATCGGAGCGCCTGGCCAAGCTTAACCAGATTCTCCgcatcgaggaggagcttggcgagAACGCCGTGTATGCCGGCGAGAACTTCCGCAAGTCCATCAACTTGTAA
- the BUB1 gene encoding protein kinase (EggNog:ENOG503NVH0; COG:D): protein MPDNDDSVNFDLIEGHKENIQSLSSGRSAKKLAQLFSPRGNPSSSPHHNLDDLKGENSKIKASFEQEIQTIDESDDPLDVWDRYVKWTLEAYPSAQNTKESGLLGVLERATRGLVNDKRYKQDGRYLRLWLWYVGWFMDNKREGYVFLSSKGIGEGLALFYEEYAGWLESVGRWAQAEEVYKLGIEREATPAARLVRKFGEFEQRRAAQEEGDGPSSPAIPAQRKVLGVRADPFGAAEPVVRDPQAPRQTSGVGGGGARPAKSKLAIFSDADAAPEPSAMSSRGPESKGWDSIGSMAERKKENTMAPKPWAGETLKAGGKKPPSAGAKMAVFRDPSMDKQISQSHIRIDYTKVQVTVNPASGKRERIYVDLRAVYPTPDEPGTEKSFEEIWAANRGWLDVEWEDEQQHESTLFMNDENSFAGAGNVGGKPQKMAIHADVIRLDENGAPIYPKGEKTMRRKKKQELNETQTIQTNFDSPSGPKKLKKKKRQSVGEPTMTLHTKAATDDIYDIFNAEVKPVKPLGGSDDERGYESDDYTMGDGTRRISTSDVDEDEEEEEEDDVDGDGDENASVWSESSHKQHQDQSDDLIDVNDGEEDDHPDEPPRTRTMFVPIPPEDYVPTRRPWRDPVEAANNRLPFMTPITERTEMSLDVTADMGRYELHSKTPSRQINKNMIAEEDEEEGEDLTPLSSPARGVFEDENAFPKGKVPQPLLPKARPALASKPLATKVLTPKATKTLVIHNKGPIIKDAQCNPVDTAVRGEILSNIQPPLTSYDGFYDHRSEKSDRSAEIRKYCKAIGKGANRSSTGDKSSNLGSSVTLRFPGTEREYAIRRELGAGAFAPVYLVNNSHPSVNNSDADGDDDENNENAIMGKGRFASAHHKRYPQEALKMESPPTPWEFYMMRLAHNRLGPHDRATASLSPALEFHLYQDECFLFLPYHPFGTLLDVVNLFRGEASGVMDEQLAMFFTIELLRTVEALHAKGIMHGDLKADNCLLRLPSDETPLSTKYQPSGDGGWASRGITLIDFGRGIDMRNFRDDVQFVADWKTTSQDCNEVREGRLWTWQIEYFGVAGIVHCLLFGKYIETVGVRDGNGLGKRYRIRENLKRYWQTEIWGGLFEMLLNPGNFVGGGGTDAAC, encoded by the exons aTGCCCGACAACGATGATTCGGTCAATTTTGACTTGATCGAAGGCCACAAAGAAAACAtccaatccctctcctccggccGCTCCGCCAAAAAACTCGCCcagctcttctccccccggggcaacccctcctcctccccccatcacaaCCTCGACGATCTCAAAGGTGAAAACTCCAAAATAAAAGCCTCTTTTGAGCAAGAGATTCAAACCATTGACGAGTCCGACGACCCCCTCGACGTTTGGGACCGGTACGTAAAGTGGACTCTGGAAGCCTACCCCTCGGCGCAAAACACCAAAGAGTCGGGGCTGCTAGGGGTGCTGGAGCGTGCGACGCGGGGGTTGGTCAATGACAAAAGGTATAAGCAGGATGGGAGGTAtctgaggttgtggttgtggtatGTGGGGTGGTTTATGGATAATAAACGGGAAGGATATGTTTTTTTGTCGAGCAAGGGGATTGGGGAAGGGTTGGCGTTGTTTTATGAGGAGTATGCTGGGTGGTTGGAGAGTGTGGGACGGTGGGCgcaggcggaggaggtttACAAGTTGGGGATTGAGAGGGAGGCTACGCCTgcggcgaggttggtgaggaagttTGGGGAGTTTGAACAACGGCGGGCGGCGCaagaggagggcgatgggCCGAGTAGTCCGGCGATTCCGGCGCAGAGAAAGGTGCTTGGGGTGAGGGCTGATCCTTTTGGGGCTGCCgagccggtggtgagggatcCTCAGGCGCCGAGGCAGAcgagtggtgttgggggtgggggagcgAGGCCGGCGAAGTCGAAGCTGGCGATTTTCTCGGATGCGGATGCTGCGCCGGAACCGTCGGCCATGTCCTCTCGTGGACCGGAGTCGAAGGGGTGGGACTCGATTGGGTCGATGgccgaaagaaaaaaggagaaCACCATGGCGCCGAAGCCGTGGGCTGGGGAGACGTTGAAGGCGGGAGGAAAGAAACCGCCTAGTGCTGGGGCCAAGATGGCGGTGTTCAGAGATCCG TCTATGGACAAGCAGATATCACAATCGCACATTCGAATTGACTATACCAAGGTTCAGGTTACTGTGAATCCGGCgagtgggaagagggagaggatttATGTGGACTTGAGGGCTGTGTATCCGACGCCTGATGAGCCGGGGACGGAGAAGAGTTTTGAGGAGATTTGGGCGGCTAATAGGGGGTGGCTGGATGTTGAGTGGGAggatgagcagcagcatgagTCGACGCTGTTTATGAATGATGAGAATAGCTTCGCGGGGGCTGGGAATGTGGGAGGAAAGCCGCAGAAGATGGCGATCCATGCGGATGTGATTAGGTTGGATGAGAATGGGGCGCCGATTTATccgaagggggagaagacgatgaggagaaagaagaagcaggaatTGAATGAGACGCAAACCA TTCAAACGAATTTTGACTCTCCTTCGGGCCcgaagaagctgaagaagaagaagaggcagtCTGTCGGTGAGCCGACTATGACTCTGCACACCAAGGCGGCCACGGACGATATCTACGACATTTTCAATGCGGAAGTCAAGCCGGTAAAGCCTCTTGGTGGTAGTGATGACGAAAGGGGGTATGAGTCGGATGATTATACCATGGGTGATGGCACTAGGCGTATTTCAACCAGTGAtgtcgatgaggatgaggaggaggaagaagaggatgatgtcgatggtgatggtgatgaaaaTGCCAGTGTGTGGTCGGAATCATCACACAAGCAGCATCAAGACCAGTCGGACGATTTGATCGATGTTaatgatggggaagaggacgatCATCCGGATGAGCCTCCTAGAACGAGGACCATGTTTGTTCCTATACCCCCTGAAGACTATGTGCCGACACGACGACCGTGGAGGGATCCTGTGGAGGCGGCTAACAACCGTCTTCCATTCATGACTCCCATCACGGAACGAACGGAAATGTCGCTTGATGTCACGGCTGATATGGGTCGGTACGAGCTACACAGCAAGACCCCGTCGAGGCAGATCAACAAGAACATGATtgccgaagaggatgaggaggaaggggaagatcTGACACCGCTCAGCAGTCCGGCTCGGGGTgtgtttgaggatgagaatgCCTTTCCCAAGGGCAAGGTGCCTCAGCCGCTGCTTCCCAAGGCCAGACCTGCGTTGGCGTCGAAGCCCCTTGCCACCAAGGTGCTGACGCCCAAGGCAACCAAGACGCTCGTTATCCACAACAAGGGGCCTATTATCAAGGATGCCCAGTGTAATCCTGTCGACACCGCTGTCCGAGGCGAGATTTTATCGAACATCCAGCCTCCCTTGACTTCGTACGATGGCTTTTACGACCACCGCAGCGAGAAGTCTGACCGCAGTGCCGAGATAAGAAAGTACTGCAAAGCAATCGGCAAAGGGGCCAACCGCTCCAGCACAGGCGACAAGTCTTCCAACCTTGGGTCGTCTGTCACCCTCCGCTTTCCCGGCACAGAAAGGGAATACGCCATCCGCCGTGAACTCGGCGCCGGAGCCTTTGCCCCGGTGTATCTCGTCAACAACTCTCACCCTTCGGTGAATAATTCCGACGCCGACGGCGACGATGACGAAAACAACGAAAACGCCATCATGGGCAAGGGGCGTTTTGCCTCGGCCCATCACAAGCGTTACCCGCAGGAGGCACTCAAGATGGAGTCCCCACCTACTCCTTGGGAGTTTTACATGATGCGTCTGGCGCACAACCGTCTTGGTCCGCACGACAGGGCAACGGCTTCGTTGTCTCCAGCGTTGGAGTTTCACCTTTACCAGGATGAATGCTTTTTATTTCTGCCGTATCACCCCTTCGGGACGCTGCTGGATGTGGTCAACCTCTTCCGCGGGGAAGCCTCGGGCGTGATGGACGAGCAGCTGGCCATGTTTTTTACTATTGAGCTCTTACGCACAGTGGAGGCTCTTCACGCCAAGGGGATCATGCATGGTGACTTGAAAGCAGACAACTGCCTCTTGCGCCTTCCCAGTGATGAGACACCGCTGTCGACGAAGTATCAACCCTCGGGTGACGGGGGTTGGGCCTCGCGGGGAATTACGTTGATTGATTTTGGGCGCGGGATCGACATGAGGAATTTTAGGGATGATGTTCAGTTTGTGGCTGATTGGAAGACGACGAGTCAGGACTGTAacgaggtgagggaggggaggttgtggacgTGGCAGATTGAGTATTTTGGGGTGGCGGGGATAGTGCattgtttgttgtttgggaAGTATATCGAGACGGTTGGGGtgagggatgggaatggaTTGGGGAAGAGGTATAGGATTAGGGAGAACTTGAAGAGGTATTGGCAGACGgagatttggggggggttgtttgagaTGTTGTTGAATCCGGGGAATTttgtcgggggaggggggacggATGCCGCTTGTtag
- a CDS encoding hypothetical protein (EggNog:ENOG503NYVA; COG:S), translating to MESLAAISLTGNILQFTQFISSLVTTAGELYQTPVGSSSSDATADIETTHRRLLNFSALLQQNQIATPQQSAIGVNDANALANDLAKECKGICDELLEMIGKLRLKEKGSRRLNSNGWVSSAQQSGLLDTVETLRQESNRMKIDQTKKLDSIAKTLSEEFLAPASLERLSWGIKKLDLTKNDIAALAKEQAVLKSLNFSSRPLTKNTFRWMLEPPPPDIDVDDDPAKHRFFNWLKTGDGIFWVSGKAGSGKSTLMKFLADHETTQTMLEEWAKPFKLLTTRHYFWAAGTHMQKSHEGLLKILLYEIFCACPSLIPAACPLRWRQTCPERTEQQSTEWTTRELSEALHHLGRNQDLHIRHCFFIDGVDKFDGDHLMLCEILSNLSQSPNSKLCLSSRPWNVFIDAFGNNIARKISIEDLTREDILRYAERRLTGHPRWNLPHFSPQDKTAIIDSITDNAQGVFLWVFLVTRSIRDGLTNLDTMLDLQHRLESLPTDLERFFKHMLNLIDSVYHQKMASFLSISAHAKQPLYYLTFSMQEHESEDEDYALKMAISPTSPPEEEQLYGRCRRRVNAICGGLLYVKGTSVEFLHRTVRDFLLTREMNDYLSSKTKPGLSTPLSTLRAYTACLKCSAPPTSSDSASLRTRLLKEGLSYAHEALEDAEETAAELLDDIENLFVAPLEDGEDAMEWTLLEPAEFNGDTIIGDVVASGNEASDFQFRKEVLRTGAAKYVSRKLNDSLYYFDDLKEWPLCLVVEEQQWTEGHLQVIQCLLEAGKDPNEGHGGWQSPSPWTKFIQRTCQEEYKGRLLESSRNGLVLGVSVSWCGEECSG from the exons ATGGAATCCCTCGCCGCAATATCCCTAACAGGCAACATCCTCCAATTCACCCAATTCATCTCCAGCCTCGTCACAACCGCGGGGGAGCTCTACCAAACCCCAGTTggctcctcgtcctccgaTGCCACAGCCGACATTGAGACAACCCACCGTCGCCTTCTCAACTTTAGCGCCCTCTTGCAACAGAACCAGATAGCGACACCCCAACAATCAGCAATTGGCGTCAACGATGCAAACGCCTTGGCGAATGACCTCGCAAAGGAGTGCAAAGGCATCTGTGATGAGCTCTTGGAGATGATAGGAAAGTTGAGACTCAAGGAAAAGGGAAGTCGGAGGTTAAACAGTAAT GGATGGGTGTCTAGTGCACAACAATCGGGTCTTCTGGATACGGTCGAAACTCTCAGACAAGAAAGCAACCGTATGAAAATTGACCAGACCAAGAAACTCGACTCTATCGCCAAAACTCTATCCGAG GAATTCTTGGCCCCGGCTTCACTAGAGAGATTGTCATGGGGAATCAAGAAGCTTGATCTGACCAAAAACGACATCGCAGCCCTCGCAAAGGAGCAGGCTGTTCTCAAAAGCCTGAACTTCTCCTCCCGGCCG CTTACGAAAAACACGTTTCGCTGGATGTTGgaaccgccaccaccggacATTGACGTCGATGACGACCCTGCCAAACACCGCTTCTTCAACTGGCTCAAAACCGGGGACGGCATCTTCTGGGTCTCCGGCAAAGCCGGTTCGGGCAAGTCAACCCTGATGAAGTTCCTCGCCGACCACGaaacaacccaaaccatGCTCGAAGAATGGGCCAAACCATTCAAGCTCCTGACCACAAGGCACTACTTCTGGGCAGCCGGCACGCACATGCAAAAATCCCACGAGGGTCTCCTCAAAATCCTCCTCTACGAAATCTTCTGCGCCTGTCCCAGCCTCATCCCCGCCGCTTGTCCCCTTCGCTGGAGGCAGACCTGTCCCGAACGGACCGAGCAGCAGAGCACCGAGTGGACAACCCGTGAACTTTCTGAAGCCCTGCACCATCTCGGCCGGAATCAAGACCTCCACATCCGGCACTGTTTCTTCATCGACGGCGTCGATAAGTTTGACGGTGATCACCTCATGCTCTGCGAGATTCTTTCCAACCTCAGCCAGTCCCCCAACAGTAAACTCTGTCTCTCCAGCCGGCCATGGAACGTCTTCATCGATGCCTTTGGCAATAACATTGCGCGCAAGATCAGCATCGAGGATCTCACGCGCGAGGATATTCTGCGCTATGCAGAGAGGCGGCTCACAGGACACCCCAGGTGGAATCTTCCCCATTTCTCACCGCAGGACAAAACCGCCATTATCGATTCGATCACCGACAATGCCCAGGGTGTTTTCCTCTGGGTGTTCCTCGTGACAAGATCAATACGAGACGGTCTAACCAACCTCGACACAATGCTCGATCTCCAGCATCGACTCGAAAGCCTCCCCACCGACCTCGAGCGCTTCTTCAAACACATGCTCAACCTCATCGACAGCGTCTACCACCAAAAAATGGCGAGCTTCCTCAGCATATCCGCCCATGCCAAGCAGCCGCTCTACTACCTAACTTTCAGCATGCAAGAGCACGAAAGCGAAGACGAGGACTACGCCCTCAAGATGGCAatctccccaacctccccgcccgAAGAAGAGCAGCTATACGGTCGGTGCCGACGCCGTGTCAATGCCATCTGCGGGGGGTTGCTATATGTAAAGGGCACCTCAGTCGAGTTCCTCCACCGAACAGTCCGCGACTTTTTGCTCACTCGGGAAATGAACGACTACCTCAGTTCGAAAACGAAACCAGGGCTTTCCACTCCTCTCTCAACTCTGCGGGCTTACACAGCCTGCTTGAAATGCAGTGCACCACCCACATCGTCTGACTCTGCCTCCTTACGAACGCGTCTCCTCAAGGAAGGTCTCTCGTATGCGCacgaggcgttggaggacgCGGAAGAGACAGCAGCCGAGCTGCTCGATGATATCGAGAATCTCTTCGTCGCGCCATTAGAAGACGGTGAAGATGCCATGGAGTGGACCCTGCTCGAACCGGCCGAGTTCAACGGGGATACCATCATCGGAGACGTTGTTGCGTCGGGAAACGAGGCATCCGATTTCCAGTTTCGAAAAGAGGTCCTCCGGACAGGGGCGGCAAAGTATGTCTCGAGGAAACTCAACGACAGTTTGTACTACTTTGACGACTTGAAGGAGTGGCCGCTTTGCTTGGTCGTTGAGGAACAGCAGTGGACCGAAGGTCATCTGCAAGTGATCCAGTGTCTGTTGGAGGCCGGCAAGGATCCGAACGAGGGGCACGGCGGGTGGCAATCGCCTTCGCCTTGGACAAAGTTTATTCAACGGACCTGCCAGGAGGAATACAAAGGACGACTTTTGGAGAGCAGTAGAAACGGACTTGTACTTGGCGTTTCTGTATCTTGGTGCGGCGAGGAATGCTCGGGTTGA